The proteins below are encoded in one region of Juglans microcarpa x Juglans regia isolate MS1-56 chromosome 4D, Jm3101_v1.0, whole genome shotgun sequence:
- the LOC121260881 gene encoding ATP-citrate synthase alpha chain protein 3, which yields MARKKIREYDSKRLLKEHLKRLANIDLQIHSAQVTEVTDFTELTNEEPWLLSTRLVVKPDMLFGKRGKSGLVALNLDLAQVAEFVKARLGVQVEMGGCKAPITTFIVEPFVPHDQEYYLSIVSERLGCTISFSECGGIEIEENWDKVKTIYLPTEKAMTLEVCAPLIATLPLEVRGKIADFIMGVFNVFQDLDFSFIEMNPFTLVNGEPYPLDMRGELDDTAAFKNFKKWGNNEFPLPFGRVLSPTESFIHSLDEKTSASLKFTVLNPKGRIWTMVAGGGASVIYADTVGDLGYAQELGNYAEYSGAPNEEEVLQYARVVIDCATADPDGRKRALLIGGGIANFTDVAATFNGIIRALKEKESKLKAARMHLYVRRGGPNYQTGLVKMRTLGEELGVPIEVFGPEATMTGICKQAIDCIMSAA from the exons ATGGCGAGGAAGAAGATCAGAGAGTACGATTCTAAGCGCCTGCTGAAGGAGCATCTCAAACGTCTCGCCAACATCGACCTGCAGATCCACTCCGCCCAG GTGACAGAGGTAACGGACTTCACAGAGTTAACAAATGAAGAGCCATGGCTTTTGTCCACAAGATTGGTTGTGAAGCCCGACATGTTGTTTGGCAAGCGTGGAAAGAGTGGCTTGGTGGCGTTGAACTTGGATTTAGCTCAGGTTGCAGAGTTTGTGAAAGCTCGCCTTGGCGTTCAG GTTGAGATGGGTGGTTGCAAGGCACCAATAACTACATTCATTGTTGAGCCATTTGTTCCCCATGACCAAGAATATTACCTATCAATAGTCTCTGAAAGACTTGGATGCACCATTAGCTTTTCAGAGTGTGGGGGTATTGAAATTGAAGAGAACTGGGATAAA GTTAAGACTATATACCTTCCTACTGAGAAGGCGATGACATTGGAGGTTTGCGCCCCATTGATTGCTACACTACCCTTGGAG GTTCGGGGGAAAATTGCTGACTTCATAATGGGTGTGTTTAATGTATTTCAAG ATCTTGACTTCAGTTTCATAGAGATGAATCCATTCACACTGGTAAACGGGGAGCCATACCCCTTGGATATGAGGGGAGAATTGGACGACACTGCTGCCTTTAAGAACTTCAAGAA GTGGGGTAACAACGAGTTTCCACTGCCTTTTGGAAGAGTCTTGAGCCCTACAGAGAGCTTCATTCACTCATTGGATGAGAAG ACAAGTGCATCTTTGAAATTCACTGTGTTGAACCCAAAAGGACGCATCTGGACAATGGTAGCTGGCGGTGGTGCAAGTGTTATATATGCGGACACT GTTGGAGATTTGGGTTATGCCCAGGAGCTTGGTAACTATGCAGAGTATAGTGGAGCTCCAAATGAGGAAGAGGTGTTGCAATATGCAAGAGTTGTTATTgat TGTGCTACTGCAGACCCTGATGGTCGTAAGAGAGCCCTTCTTATTGGAGGAGGCATTGCTAACTTCACAGATGTTGCTGCCACTTTCAATGGGATAATTCGAGCTCTTAAAGAGAAG GAGTCCAAATTAAAGGCAGCAAGAATGCACCTCTATGTCCGAAGAGGTGGTCCAAACTATCAGACTGGTTTGGTAAAGATGCGCACTTTGGGAGAGGAACTTGGTGTACCCATTGAG GTTTTTGGGCCGGAGGCGACAATGACCGGAATCTGCAAACAGGCAATTGATTGCATCATGTCTGCGGCATAG